In Amaranthus tricolor cultivar Red isolate AtriRed21 chromosome 3, ASM2621246v1, whole genome shotgun sequence, a single window of DNA contains:
- the LOC130807904 gene encoding V-type proton ATPase subunit E2-like yields the protein MNDGDVSKQIQQMVRFIRQEAEEKANEISISAKEEFNIAKLELLEAKKKKIRQEYERKAKQVEVRKKIEYSMQLNVARIKFLQAQDQIVKGMKEAASKELLRVSTDDKTAYKKLLLVFSDDKNAYKKLLQPLIVQSLLRLKEPSVLLRCREMDKRTIESVIEDSKREYAEKANVRSPTITIDKLYLPPPPSSSDPHSPSW from the exons ATGAATGATGGAGATGTATCAAAGCAAATTCAGCAAATGGTGAGGTTCATTCGCCAAGAGGCCGAGGAAAAAGCTAATGAAATCTCTATTTCCGCTAAAGAG GAATTCAACATAGCCAAGCTAGAGCTATTAGaagcaaagaagaagaagattagACAAGAATATGAGCGCAAGGCTAAACAGGTGGAAGTTCGCAAAAAGAT AGAATATTCAATGCAACTGAATGTTGCGCGCATAAAGTTCCTACAAGCTCAAGATCAAATAGTGAAAGGGATGAAGGAAGCTGCTTCCAAAGAGCTTCTTCGTGTTTCTACTGACGACAAGACTGCCTATAAGAAGCTGCTCCTGGTCTTTTCTGACGACAAGAACGCTTACAAGAAACTTCTTCAACCCTTGATTGTTCAG AGCTTGCTACGCTTGAAAGAACCCTCTGTGCTGTTACGTTGTAGGGAGATGGATAAGAGAACTATTGAGTCTGTTATTGAAGATTCTAAACGTGAATATGCTGAAAAGGCTAATGTTCGCTCTCCCACTATTACCATTGATAAGCTCTATCTTCCTCCTCCACCCTCTTCTTCTGACCCACATTCTCCTTCATGGTAA